A portion of the Agrobacterium tumefaciens genome contains these proteins:
- a CDS encoding ABC transporter ATP-binding protein, whose translation MSNNEVLQIRGLKVAAPNGAILVDGIDLDLKRGEVKGLIGESGAGKSTIGLAAMGYGRNGCRIVGGEIVVNGVSLMTVDRAGREAARGARIAYVAQSAAAAFNPAMKIGEQIIEGPLYHGVMNRREAEAWMLELLQALQLPDYQNFGDRYPHQVSGGQLQRAMVAMAMSCRPDILVLDEPTTALDVTTQIEVLALLRSLIQRYNTAALYITHDLAVVAQIADSIMVLRHGKKVEAGSAEDILEHPQEDYTRRLVSERQASMSGESVQNRGGEILLEARGVTAYYGRKKVLDNVHCEIRKGETLAVVGESGSGKSTLARVIAGLPPQSSGVISLAGHRLADKYSRRSREDLRRIQLVYQLPDVALNPRHTVGEIIGRPMSFYFGMNDDERASEVNRLLDLIGLPREFAERLPKALSGGQKQRVCIARALAARPDLIICDEVTSALDPLVAEEILRLLRSLQDELGVSYLFITHDLGVVRRLADRTMVMQHGRIVETGTTKEVFAPPYQPYTEQLITSVPELRRDWLDGVLARRGLPAA comes from the coding sequence ATGAGTAACAATGAGGTCCTGCAAATTCGCGGCCTGAAAGTTGCTGCGCCGAATGGAGCAATTCTGGTTGATGGTATCGATCTGGATCTCAAGCGCGGTGAGGTCAAAGGGCTGATCGGTGAATCCGGCGCCGGTAAATCCACCATCGGGCTTGCCGCCATGGGATATGGCCGAAACGGTTGCCGAATCGTTGGTGGAGAAATCGTCGTGAATGGCGTTTCGCTGATGACGGTGGATCGCGCCGGTCGTGAGGCGGCGCGCGGTGCGCGCATCGCTTATGTGGCGCAAAGTGCAGCTGCGGCGTTCAACCCTGCCATGAAGATTGGCGAACAGATTATCGAGGGGCCGCTTTACCACGGCGTCATGAACCGGCGGGAAGCCGAAGCCTGGATGCTGGAACTGCTGCAAGCGCTGCAACTTCCCGATTATCAGAATTTCGGCGACCGTTACCCGCATCAGGTCTCCGGTGGGCAGTTACAGCGCGCGATGGTGGCCATGGCGATGTCATGCCGCCCTGACATACTCGTGCTGGACGAACCCACAACGGCACTCGATGTCACCACGCAGATAGAGGTTCTGGCCCTGCTCCGCAGCCTCATCCAGCGCTACAATACCGCCGCCCTCTACATCACGCATGACCTTGCCGTCGTCGCGCAGATTGCTGACAGCATCATGGTCTTGCGCCATGGCAAAAAGGTAGAAGCCGGTTCTGCCGAGGATATCCTCGAGCACCCGCAGGAAGACTATACGCGCCGCCTTGTATCCGAACGCCAAGCCAGCATGTCCGGCGAATCCGTCCAGAACAGGGGTGGTGAAATCCTGCTGGAAGCGCGTGGCGTCACCGCCTACTACGGTCGCAAGAAGGTGCTGGACAACGTTCACTGCGAAATCCGAAAGGGCGAAACACTGGCAGTCGTGGGTGAATCCGGTTCGGGAAAATCCACTTTGGCCAGGGTTATTGCCGGGTTGCCGCCGCAATCCTCCGGAGTCATTTCGCTGGCTGGACACCGGCTTGCGGACAAGTACTCCAGGCGTTCGCGCGAAGATCTTCGCCGTATCCAGCTCGTTTACCAGCTTCCGGATGTGGCGCTCAATCCGCGCCACACCGTCGGCGAGATCATCGGCCGTCCCATGTCGTTCTATTTCGGAATGAATGACGATGAGCGCGCCTCCGAGGTGAACCGGTTGCTGGACCTGATCGGTCTGCCCCGGGAGTTTGCAGAGCGCCTGCCAAAAGCGCTTTCCGGGGGGCAGAAGCAGCGCGTGTGTATCGCACGCGCACTTGCCGCAAGACCCGATCTTATCATCTGCGACGAGGTGACATCGGCACTTGATCCTCTCGTGGCGGAAGAAATTCTCAGACTGTTGCGCTCGTTGCAGGATGAACTGGGCGTCTCCTATCTGTTCATCACCCATGACCTCGGCGTCGTTCGCCGGCTCGCCGACAGGACGATGGTGATGCAGCATGGCCGCATTGTCGAAACCGGCACGACCAAGGAGGTTTTTGCACCTCCTTACCAACCCTATACCGAACAGCTCATCACCTCGGTCCCCGAACTGCGGCGCGACTGGCTGGATGGCGTGCTGGCAAGACGTGGCCTCCCCGCCGCATGA
- a CDS encoding sensor histidine kinase produces the protein MLAVGVAILTGMVATSLWLVQVNNRYSQETAELRRVRAAILDILTSMQDIETGQRGYLLTNNIEYLGPYQEALSLLPQRQSRLLEVLKDQKQYEQDLTDLGNAVANKLAETQETIDLQKAGRITEAVEVVRENDGKRFMNEIRAILSKLQSQTDDRLRIIVGDQLGAANTLQWVTLGGTLAILLVVGGSIFLVFTYIRALNRSREDVDELNRHLEERVEERTRDLRSANQEIQRFAYIVTHDLRAPLVNIMGFLSEFDTSLKPVTAYVLADGKMPSDDVVRDARLAVEEDLPEAISFIRSSTRKMDQLINAILKISRDGQRKLQPEKVDIETLLSSLSETVRHQINANGGEISVETSKLTVVTDRISLDQILGNLFDNAVKYQMPGRPLRLTARAYPSGRGAISIEVSDNGRGIGEHDLERVFELFRRAGDQDQPGEGIGLAHVRSLIRSLGGDIKVSSELGKGSTFTLLLPSDLRKVTKEGEK, from the coding sequence ATGCTCGCTGTGGGTGTTGCAATATTGACCGGAATGGTCGCCACTTCGCTGTGGCTAGTGCAGGTGAACAACCGGTACTCGCAAGAAACAGCCGAGTTGCGCCGTGTGCGGGCAGCCATTCTCGATATCCTGACGTCGATGCAGGACATTGAAACGGGGCAGAGGGGTTATCTGCTGACCAACAACATCGAGTATCTGGGCCCTTATCAGGAGGCCTTGAGCCTGTTGCCGCAGAGGCAGTCCAGACTTCTCGAAGTGCTGAAGGACCAGAAGCAATACGAGCAGGATCTGACGGATCTCGGTAATGCCGTCGCCAACAAGCTGGCTGAAACCCAGGAAACCATCGATCTGCAAAAGGCAGGACGCATCACCGAGGCAGTCGAAGTCGTCCGTGAGAATGACGGCAAACGGTTCATGAACGAAATCAGGGCGATCTTGTCGAAGCTGCAATCGCAGACCGACGACCGGCTCCGCATCATCGTCGGAGACCAACTTGGCGCCGCCAATACATTGCAATGGGTAACGCTCGGCGGCACGCTGGCGATCCTGCTTGTTGTCGGCGGTTCAATTTTTCTGGTTTTCACATATATCCGTGCGTTGAACCGGTCTCGGGAAGATGTTGACGAGCTAAATCGCCATCTGGAGGAGCGGGTTGAGGAAAGAACCCGTGATCTTCGCAGCGCCAATCAGGAAATTCAGCGCTTCGCCTATATCGTCACGCATGATTTGCGTGCGCCGCTCGTCAATATCATGGGGTTCCTCTCCGAATTCGATACGTCCCTGAAGCCGGTCACCGCCTATGTGCTCGCAGACGGCAAAATGCCTTCCGACGACGTGGTTCGGGATGCCAGACTGGCTGTCGAGGAGGATCTTCCCGAGGCGATCAGTTTCATCCGCTCTTCGACACGCAAGATGGACCAGCTGATCAATGCGATCTTGAAGATATCGCGCGATGGTCAGCGAAAGCTGCAGCCGGAAAAAGTCGACATAGAGACATTGCTGTCATCGCTCTCCGAGACGGTTCGTCACCAGATCAATGCCAATGGCGGCGAGATCAGTGTCGAGACATCAAAGCTGACAGTCGTGACGGATCGTATCTCTCTCGACCAAATCCTTGGCAATCTTTTCGACAATGCGGTGAAATACCAGATGCCGGGACGACCGCTGCGATTGACTGCCCGTGCTTATCCGTCCGGGCGGGGTGCCATCAGCATCGAAGTCAGCGACAACGGGCGTGGCATTGGCGAGCATGATCTGGAACGGGTGTTCGAACTCTTTCGCCGCGCCGGTGATCAGGATCAACCGGGGGAAGGCATCGGCCTTGCCCATGTTCGGTCGCTAATAAGAAGTTTAGGAGGAGACATTAAGGTGAGTTCCGAACTTGGCAAAGGCAGTACATTTACATTGCTGCTGCCGAGCGATCTCAGAAAAGTGACGAAAGAAGGCGAAAAATGA
- a CDS encoding sensor histidine kinase, protein MMALRVLYVDDDPALARLSSRILGRHGMEVVHAASVASGLKMFQDEQFDIVVLDHYFQTSTGMEFLAAIQSLPGRVPVLYVTGSNEAQIAIDALKAGAADYVIKNVGDDFFPLLLTAIDQSLENHRLRQTKEESDRLLVKAKEHAEMMVKEMNHRVANSLSLVSAMIRLQINTIKSEEAEVALLETQSRISAIAGVHRSLYNTDNIGLVSLNSYLTSIIDGLFQAVPGSSSITVETSLCDISLKADHAVALGVIITELLTNALKYAYPDQSGTVRVELSEENRQFVLVVEDDGVGSKPDASPRGTGLGTKLIMAMAQNIGARVEQTHTHPEQAKGTRYTMTWSET, encoded by the coding sequence ATGATGGCATTGCGCGTTTTGTATGTTGATGATGATCCGGCTCTGGCGCGGCTTTCCAGCCGGATCCTTGGTCGTCACGGAATGGAGGTGGTCCATGCCGCATCCGTGGCGTCCGGGCTCAAGATGTTTCAAGACGAGCAGTTCGATATCGTCGTTCTGGACCATTACTTCCAGACATCGACGGGAATGGAGTTCCTTGCCGCGATTCAGTCCTTGCCGGGGCGGGTTCCCGTTCTTTATGTAACGGGATCGAACGAAGCCCAGATCGCGATCGACGCCCTCAAGGCGGGTGCCGCCGACTACGTCATAAAGAATGTCGGTGACGACTTTTTCCCGCTGTTGCTTACGGCTATCGATCAGTCGCTGGAAAACCATCGTCTGCGTCAGACGAAGGAGGAATCCGACCGGTTGCTGGTAAAGGCCAAGGAACATGCGGAAATGATGGTGAAGGAGATGAACCATCGGGTCGCCAACAGCCTCTCGCTGGTATCCGCCATGATTCGCCTGCAGATAAACACCATCAAGTCTGAGGAAGCCGAAGTCGCCTTGCTGGAAACCCAAAGCAGGATTTCGGCGATCGCCGGCGTTCACCGCAGCCTTTACAATACCGACAATATAGGTCTGGTATCGCTCAATTCGTACCTGACGTCGATCATCGATGGGTTGTTTCAGGCGGTTCCCGGATCTTCGTCCATTACCGTCGAAACATCGCTTTGTGACATCAGCCTCAAGGCAGACCATGCCGTAGCTCTGGGTGTCATCATCACCGAGCTGCTGACCAACGCGCTGAAATACGCTTATCCAGATCAATCCGGCACGGTTCGCGTCGAACTTTCGGAAGAAAATCGGCAATTTGTTCTCGTTGTCGAAGACGATGGTGTCGGTTCAAAGCCCGACGCATCTCCGCGTGGTACTGGCCTCGGAACAAAGCTGATTATGGCAATGGCTCAGAACATTGGTGCTCGCGTCGAGCAAACGCATACGCACCCGGAACAGGCCAAGGGAACGCGTTACACGATGACCTGGAGCGAGACGTAA
- a CDS encoding ABC transporter permease — MKMLRTITPTAWVGLFIISVNIVLFAAGPHIAPFGQEEIVGSPFDPPSAMHWFGLDQNGRDMLSRLLAGAQISIGVSLAASLLSFTIGITLGFIAAIFGGWLDMVLSRIVDTIMCIPVLISALVVLQALGSSIPVLIVTIALLDSTRVFRLARIVAQGVNVLEYAETARLRGEGLIWLVFREILPNALPPLIAEFGLRFCFTFLFVAGLSFLGLGVQPPFADWGGMVKDNQQAILYGLYAPLYPAAAIAVLTIGVNLVVDWLLAGRSAIQGADR, encoded by the coding sequence ATGAAAATGCTCCGCACCATCACCCCAACCGCATGGGTCGGTCTTTTCATCATTTCGGTCAACATCGTCCTGTTCGCAGCCGGTCCGCATATCGCGCCTTTCGGGCAGGAGGAGATCGTCGGTTCGCCTTTCGATCCGCCTTCGGCAATGCACTGGTTTGGCCTTGATCAGAACGGACGCGATATGCTGTCGCGCCTTTTGGCCGGTGCGCAAATCTCCATCGGCGTTTCGCTGGCGGCGTCCCTGCTCTCCTTCACAATCGGGATCACGCTTGGTTTCATCGCGGCTATCTTCGGCGGCTGGCTCGATATGGTTCTCTCGCGCATCGTCGACACTATCATGTGTATTCCAGTGCTGATCTCGGCTCTTGTCGTGCTGCAGGCGCTAGGCTCGTCCATCCCCGTGCTGATAGTGACCATTGCGCTTCTGGATTCCACCCGCGTCTTCCGTCTGGCGCGCATTGTCGCCCAGGGCGTGAATGTGCTGGAATATGCCGAGACCGCGCGCCTGCGCGGAGAAGGCCTGATCTGGCTAGTGTTCAGGGAGATACTGCCCAATGCCCTGCCGCCGCTCATTGCGGAATTCGGCCTGCGTTTCTGCTTCACCTTTCTGTTCGTGGCCGGTCTGTCCTTTCTCGGGCTTGGCGTTCAGCCGCCTTTCGCAGACTGGGGCGGCATGGTGAAGGACAACCAGCAGGCCATTCTTTATGGCCTCTACGCACCGCTTTATCCGGCCGCTGCCATCGCCGTTCTCACCATCGGCGTCAATCTCGTCGTGGACTGGCTGCTGGCTGGCCGCAGCGCAATTCAGGGAGCAGACCGATGA
- a CDS encoding CocE/NonD family hydrolase, producing the protein MTIRVEEHIWIPMSDGVRLGARLWLPEGAEQSPVPAILEYIPYRKRDGTRGRDEPMHGYFASQGYAAIRVDMRGTGESDGHMADEYLKQEQDDALEVIDWISRQPWCTGNVGMMGKSWGGFNGLQVAARRPPALKAVITAYSTDNRYTDDIHYMGGLLLNDNLWWGTIMLAYQSRPLDPEIVGDTWRDSWIERLEKLPFFPALWLEHQRYDDYWKHGSVCEDWSAIECPVLAIGAWADSYTNAVPRLLENLQVPRRGIIGPWGHIYPQDGVPGPAIGFLQEATRWWDHWLKGKDTGVMDEPMLRAFVSDTIEPTGTRTTTQGRWVGEATWPSPEIATRSLYPGAAKELRDTASEPAILSIRSPQSHGKAGGEWMATGCPGEHPTDQRLDNGGALVFETALMEEDFDILGAPVARLRIAADCPVAQISLRLNDVLPDGRVTRVSYQVFNLTHRDSHENPEALEPGKFYDVTIKLNDCGYRFAKGHRLQLAIATAYWPMVWTSPYDATISISVAESALDLPVRATCDDKPVRFEAPAHGPSTPMTQVDPGTVRRWTEQDHETGINTYVTEGVGGLFGEGVLRFDDIDTELSHSLRRELTIRDGDPLSAKYVLTQTYEIGRDGWRIKIDSRTEMHSDRENFYLTGELSALENGSLVKTRKWDERYKRDLI; encoded by the coding sequence ATGACAATACGTGTTGAAGAACATATCTGGATTCCCATGAGCGATGGCGTACGCCTTGGTGCTCGCCTTTGGCTGCCGGAGGGCGCGGAACAATCGCCGGTTCCCGCCATTCTCGAGTATATTCCCTATCGCAAGCGAGACGGAACCCGCGGGCGCGACGAGCCGATGCACGGCTATTTTGCCAGCCAGGGATATGCCGCAATTCGCGTGGACATGCGCGGCACCGGCGAATCCGATGGCCACATGGCAGACGAATATCTGAAGCAGGAACAGGACGACGCACTCGAGGTGATCGACTGGATTTCCCGCCAGCCGTGGTGCACCGGCAATGTCGGCATGATGGGCAAGAGCTGGGGCGGCTTCAACGGCCTGCAGGTCGCCGCCCGCCGTCCGCCGGCACTGAAAGCCGTTATCACCGCCTATTCGACGGACAACCGTTATACCGACGACATTCACTACATGGGCGGCCTGCTGCTGAACGACAATCTGTGGTGGGGCACCATCATGCTTGCTTATCAGAGCCGTCCGCTTGATCCGGAGATCGTCGGTGACACGTGGCGCGACAGCTGGATCGAGCGCCTGGAGAAGCTCCCCTTCTTTCCCGCCCTCTGGCTGGAACACCAACGTTACGACGATTACTGGAAACACGGCTCGGTCTGCGAAGACTGGAGCGCAATTGAATGCCCGGTCCTTGCCATCGGCGCATGGGCGGACAGCTATACCAATGCCGTCCCGCGGCTTCTGGAGAACCTTCAGGTCCCGCGTCGCGGCATCATCGGTCCGTGGGGCCATATCTACCCCCAAGATGGTGTTCCCGGTCCCGCAATTGGCTTCCTGCAGGAAGCAACGCGCTGGTGGGACCATTGGCTGAAAGGCAAGGACACCGGCGTCATGGACGAGCCGATGCTGCGCGCCTTCGTCAGCGACACGATCGAACCGACCGGTACGCGCACGACGACGCAAGGCCGCTGGGTGGGTGAAGCAACATGGCCTTCGCCCGAAATTGCAACCCGCTCACTTTACCCCGGTGCAGCGAAGGAACTGCGCGATACGGCAAGCGAACCGGCAATTCTCAGCATTCGTTCGCCGCAAAGCCACGGCAAGGCGGGCGGGGAATGGATGGCGACCGGATGTCCCGGTGAACATCCAACCGATCAGCGGCTCGACAACGGTGGCGCGCTCGTTTTCGAAACCGCCTTGATGGAAGAGGATTTCGATATTCTCGGTGCGCCGGTAGCGCGTCTGCGTATTGCCGCAGATTGCCCTGTCGCGCAGATTTCACTGCGCCTCAACGACGTCCTGCCGGATGGCCGTGTCACACGTGTCAGTTATCAGGTTTTCAACCTGACCCACCGCGATAGCCACGAAAATCCGGAAGCATTGGAACCCGGCAAATTTTACGATGTCACAATCAAGCTCAATGATTGCGGTTATCGTTTTGCCAAAGGGCACCGGCTGCAACTCGCCATCGCCACGGCCTACTGGCCGATGGTATGGACATCGCCTTACGATGCGACGATCAGCATTTCCGTTGCAGAAAGCGCGCTTGACCTGCCCGTGCGTGCCACCTGTGACGACAAGCCTGTGCGTTTCGAGGCCCCTGCCCACGGCCCATCGACACCCATGACGCAGGTCGATCCCGGCACGGTCCGCCGCTGGACCGAACAGGACCATGAGACGGGTATCAACACCTATGTCACGGAAGGCGTGGGCGGCTTGTTCGGCGAGGGCGTGTTGCGGTTTGACGACATCGACACCGAACTCAGCCATAGCCTGCGGCGTGAATTGACCATTCGCGACGGAGATCCCCTCTCCGCGAAATACGTCCTCACCCAGACATATGAAATTGGCCGCGATGGGTGGCGCATCAAGATCGATAGCCGCACCGAGATGCACTCCGACAGGGAGAATTTCTACCTGACCGGAGAACTTTCGGCACTCGAAAATGGCAGCCTCGTCAAAACCCGGAAGTGGGATGAGCGCTACAAACGCGACCTCATCTGA
- a CDS encoding cold-shock protein: MTTGTVKWFNSTKGFGFIQPDNGGTDAFVHISAVERAGMRELVEGQKIGFDLERDNKSGKMSACNLQAA; this comes from the coding sequence ATGACCACTGGCACAGTTAAATGGTTTAATTCCACTAAAGGCTTCGGCTTCATTCAGCCTGACAACGGCGGCACAGATGCCTTCGTTCATATCTCCGCTGTTGAGCGGGCTGGTATGCGCGAACTCGTCGAAGGCCAGAAGATCGGCTTCGACCTGGAACGCGACAACAAGTCCGGCAAAATGTCGGCCTGCAATCTGCAGGCTGCCTAA
- a CDS encoding ABC transporter ATP-binding protein yields MNTTPVLSVRNLTTSFLVDDAWKSVVRNVSFDVAPGETVAIVGESGSGKSVTSLSIMRLLSPAFSRIEGEVLLNGRNLLALSEKEMRGVRGNDVSMIFQEPMTSLNPIFTIGRQISEVLIRHKGFSKQQARAETVRLLEKVRIPNAAGRFDEYPHQFSGGMRQRVMIAMALASRPKLLIADEPTTALDVTIQGQILDLIKLLQEEEGMSVLFITHDMGVVAEIADRTIVMFRGDEVETGPTGDIFQRGKHPYTRALLSAVPKLGSMRDRQWPTRFPVLDMKTGLSTEPVEVAETVASGQTPVLSVKNLVTRFPIRSGLLARQTGAVHAVENVSFDLFQGETLALVGESGCGKSTTGRSIMRLVEPTAGEVSLDGYDVMRLDTVGLRNMRKSVQMIFQDPFSSLNPRMTVGTAISEPFIKHKLGTTKQAKEKTADLLEKVGLTADMASRYPHEFSGGQRQRIAIARALALDPKVIVADESVSALDVSIKAQVCNLLLDLQQSLNLAFLFISHDMAVVERVSHRVAVMYLGEIVEIGPRAAVFDNPQHAYTKKLMAAVPVPDPARRGIKRGISNDELKSPIRPMGFQTPTRNYKTVSPGHLVQVV; encoded by the coding sequence ATGAATACGACACCTGTTCTCTCCGTTAGAAACCTGACCACTTCTTTTCTAGTCGATGATGCTTGGAAGAGCGTCGTCCGAAACGTCTCCTTCGATGTTGCTCCGGGCGAAACCGTCGCGATTGTCGGCGAGTCCGGTTCGGGAAAGTCCGTCACCTCGCTGTCCATCATGCGCCTGCTTAGCCCCGCTTTCAGCCGGATTGAGGGTGAAGTTCTCTTGAACGGGCGCAATCTTCTGGCGCTTTCCGAGAAGGAAATGCGGGGCGTGCGGGGCAACGACGTCTCGATGATATTTCAGGAGCCTATGACGTCGCTCAATCCGATCTTCACGATCGGCCGCCAGATTTCCGAGGTCCTCATCCGGCACAAGGGCTTTTCGAAGCAGCAGGCAAGGGCGGAGACGGTCCGGCTTCTCGAAAAGGTTCGTATTCCCAACGCGGCCGGTCGCTTTGACGAGTATCCGCATCAGTTTTCCGGTGGCATGCGCCAGCGCGTGATGATCGCAATGGCGCTCGCTTCCCGGCCGAAACTGCTGATCGCCGATGAACCGACGACCGCGCTCGACGTCACCATTCAGGGCCAGATTCTCGATCTGATCAAACTGCTTCAGGAAGAGGAGGGCATGTCGGTCCTCTTCATTACTCATGATATGGGCGTCGTGGCGGAGATCGCCGACCGCACCATTGTGATGTTCCGGGGCGATGAGGTCGAGACCGGACCTACCGGGGATATATTCCAGCGCGGCAAGCATCCCTATACGCGGGCGCTGCTTTCGGCGGTGCCGAAGCTCGGCTCGATGCGCGACCGGCAGTGGCCGACGCGCTTTCCGGTCCTCGACATGAAAACCGGCCTGTCGACCGAGCCGGTAGAAGTGGCCGAAACGGTTGCGAGCGGACAGACACCTGTCCTGTCGGTCAAGAACCTCGTGACGCGGTTTCCCATCCGCTCCGGCCTTTTGGCCCGGCAGACGGGTGCGGTTCACGCGGTCGAAAACGTCTCCTTCGATCTGTTTCAGGGGGAGACGCTTGCACTGGTCGGCGAGTCCGGTTGCGGAAAGTCGACGACCGGCCGCTCGATCATGCGTCTTGTCGAACCGACGGCCGGCGAGGTTTCGCTCGATGGTTACGATGTGATGCGGCTCGATACAGTCGGCCTGCGCAATATGCGTAAGTCCGTACAGATGATCTTTCAGGATCCGTTTTCGTCGCTCAATCCGCGCATGACGGTGGGTACGGCGATTTCCGAACCCTTCATCAAGCACAAACTGGGCACCACGAAGCAGGCGAAGGAAAAGACTGCCGATCTCCTCGAAAAGGTTGGTCTAACCGCCGACATGGCGAGCCGCTATCCTCACGAATTTTCCGGCGGCCAGCGCCAGCGCATCGCGATTGCCCGTGCGCTTGCCCTCGATCCGAAGGTCATTGTTGCCGACGAAAGCGTGTCGGCTCTCGATGTTTCGATCAAGGCGCAGGTCTGCAACCTGCTCCTCGACCTGCAACAGAGCCTCAATCTCGCCTTCCTCTTCATCTCCCACGATATGGCGGTGGTGGAGCGTGTCAGCCATCGCGTCGCGGTGATGTATCTCGGTGAGATTGTGGAGATCGGTCCGCGCGCTGCTGTTTTCGACAATCCGCAACATGCCTACACGAAGAAACTCATGGCGGCAGTGCCGGTACCCGATCCGGCGCGACGCGGAATAAAGCGCGGCATATCCAACGATGAACTGAAAAGCCCGATACGGCCGATGGGATTTCAAACGCCGACGCGAAACTATAAAACCGTTTCCCCGGGCCATCTGGTTCAGGTTGTTTAA
- a CDS encoding response regulator: protein MKATGQEVTIIMIEDDEGHARLIEKNVRRAGVNNEIMPFTLGAKALDYILGENRDGVVSKDRYLLVLLDLNLPDMSGIRILEEIKSNEYTRRLPVVVLTTTDDETEIQKCYDLGANVYITKPVDYEGFASAIKNLGLFFSVIQVP from the coding sequence ATGAAGGCAACCGGTCAAGAGGTAACGATCATTATGATCGAGGATGACGAAGGTCATGCTCGGCTGATCGAGAAGAACGTACGTCGCGCAGGTGTGAATAACGAGATCATGCCCTTTACGCTCGGTGCAAAGGCACTCGACTACATCCTCGGTGAAAACCGCGATGGCGTTGTCAGCAAAGATCGATATCTTCTTGTTTTGCTCGATCTTAACCTCCCTGATATGTCGGGTATCCGAATTCTCGAGGAGATCAAGAGTAACGAATATACGCGCCGTTTGCCGGTGGTCGTTTTGACGACGACGGATGACGAAACCGAGATTCAGAAATGTTATGACCTTGGTGCAAATGTCTATATAACCAAGCCGGTCGACTACGAAGGCTTTGCGAGTGCGATAAAGAACCTCGGCCTGTTCTTCTCCGTAATTCAAGTACCTTGA